In the genome of Streptomyces pactum, one region contains:
- a CDS encoding AurF N-oxygenase family protein yields the protein MARGLSETKVGDREKTAARLLMSSAKKFYDPDVDIDWEAPLLDGKCYLLPERVSLYGTPLWERMSEEQRLELGKHEAATIASVGLWFEILLMRMLIKAAYNGDPTSRHIQYALTEVAEECRHVVMFARMVERMDCPAYGPPPHVHQLAKILPTIAYGPAMFGSILVAEEILDRLQREMANDESVQPLMRMVNRIHILEEARHVTFAREEVVRGMAGMGRTELRYQRLLLATVSFFICRSLLHPRAYAAVGLDPREAWRTAHANPHYRETLRFAGERIMSFLDDAGLVGAPGMALWRKTHLLG from the coding sequence ATGGCCCGTGGGCTGTCCGAGACCAAGGTCGGCGACAGGGAGAAGACCGCCGCGCGGTTGCTGATGTCGTCGGCGAAGAAGTTCTACGACCCGGACGTGGACATCGACTGGGAGGCCCCGCTGCTGGACGGCAAGTGCTACCTGCTGCCCGAGCGGGTCTCCCTGTACGGCACCCCGCTGTGGGAGCGGATGAGCGAGGAGCAGCGGCTGGAGCTGGGCAAGCACGAGGCCGCCACCATCGCCAGCGTGGGCCTGTGGTTCGAGATCCTGCTGATGCGGATGCTCATCAAGGCCGCCTACAACGGCGACCCCACCAGCCGCCACATCCAGTACGCGCTGACCGAGGTCGCCGAGGAGTGCCGCCATGTGGTGATGTTCGCCAGGATGGTGGAGCGGATGGACTGCCCGGCGTACGGACCGCCGCCCCACGTCCACCAGCTCGCCAAGATCCTGCCCACCATCGCCTACGGACCGGCGATGTTCGGGTCCATCCTGGTCGCCGAGGAGATCCTGGACCGGCTCCAGCGCGAGATGGCCAACGACGAGTCCGTCCAGCCGCTGATGCGCATGGTCAACCGCATACACATCCTCGAAGAGGCCCGGCACGTCACCTTCGCCCGGGAGGAGGTCGTCCGCGGCATGGCCGGCATGGGCCGCACCGAACTCCGCTACCAGCGGCTGCTGCTGGCCACGGTGTCCTTCTTCATCTGCCGAAGCCTGCTCCACCCGCGGGCCTACGCCGCGGTCGGCCTGGACCCCAGGGAGGCCTGGCGCACCGCCCACGCCAACCCGCACTACCGGGAGACCCTGCGCTTCGCCGGCGAGCGCATCATGTCCTTCCTCGACGACGCCGGCCTGGTCGGCGCCCCCGGTATGGCACTGTGGCGCAAGACCCATCTGCTGGGCTGA
- a CDS encoding TetR/AcrR family transcriptional regulator: MGVKSGGPGRVPDGRSSRWTAHRAARREEFVDAALRALAVHGPDLHIGHVAEQAGVSKPVLYRQFADKADLLAALQERGVAMLVVRVAPALDDGLPPLERVRGAIDGFFSLLEEHPNLYRLAARTVPAGPGGGGSGVRTGKALTAAELTRVFDEALHHLGLDTRGAEPWAHAVVGMVHNTAEWWLEKRPMNRQEIVDRLTEMVWAAIDGFLRGYGIELDPKSPIGPDQMMAAARRHPRWPAAAASDEEL; this comes from the coding sequence GTGGGAGTCAAGAGCGGAGGACCCGGCCGGGTGCCGGACGGACGCAGCAGCCGCTGGACCGCTCACCGCGCGGCCCGCCGCGAGGAGTTCGTCGATGCCGCGCTGCGCGCCCTGGCCGTGCACGGCCCCGATCTGCACATCGGGCACGTGGCCGAGCAGGCCGGGGTGAGCAAGCCGGTGCTGTACCGCCAGTTCGCCGACAAGGCCGACCTGCTCGCGGCGCTCCAGGAACGGGGGGTCGCGATGCTGGTGGTGCGGGTGGCGCCGGCGCTCGACGACGGGCTGCCGCCGCTGGAGCGGGTGCGGGGGGCGATCGACGGGTTCTTCTCGCTGCTGGAGGAGCACCCCAACCTGTACCGGCTGGCCGCCCGTACGGTCCCGGCCGGACCGGGCGGCGGGGGCAGCGGGGTCCGTACCGGCAAGGCCCTGACGGCGGCCGAGCTGACCCGGGTCTTCGACGAGGCGCTGCACCACCTGGGCCTGGACACCCGCGGCGCCGAGCCGTGGGCGCACGCGGTGGTCGGCATGGTGCACAACACCGCCGAGTGGTGGCTGGAGAAGCGGCCGATGAACCGCCAGGAGATCGTGGACCGCCTCACCGAGATGGTCTGGGCCGCCATCGACGGTTTCCTGCGCGGCTACGGGATCGAGCTGGACCCGAAGTCCCCGATCGGCCCGGACCAGATGATGGCCGCCGCCCGCCGGCACCCCCGGTGGCCGGCCGCCGCGGCGAGCGACGAGGAGTTGTGA